Below is a genomic region from Streptomyces ferrugineus.
AGCAGGACGACGCCCAGCGAGCCGACCAGGGACACGACCGCCAGGGTGCGAGCCATTTCGGTGCGGCCCTTGGAGTGGGCGATGCCGTGTCCCGCCGCGGCGAGCATCACGAGCACGAACAGGGCGAGTTTGGTCGCCAGGGTGCGGCCGTAGCCGGGTTCGGCCAGCGAGGCCCAGGTGACGCCCTTGTGCCAGGCCATGGCCCAGCCGGTGGCGAGCTGCACCGGCAGGAACACCGCGCCGGTCAGGATCCCGAAGCGGCGGCCGGCCCGGGCGGTGAAGCGGTCTCTGGCCTCCGGCTCGAGCATGCGGCGGGCCAGCGGCAGGATCACCAGGGACAGGGCCAGTTGCCCGCCCACCCACAGGGCGGCGCCGGCCACATGGGCGAACCGCACGAGGGACCACAGGCCCACGGTGTCCACTACTCGCTCACCTCCACGGTGCCGTGCGCGCCGGACTCGGCGTGGCGCATGTCGTGGTCGACGAAGGAGTAGTGGCCGGGCTCCGGGAACGTCGTCTCGACGAAGCCGCCCTGCGCGGGTGCCAGGTCGAGGACCTGCGCGCCGCCCGGCTGATCCGGTTTCAGCAGGTGGGCGCCCTCCTTGTACACGGTGTCGAAGACGGTGCCGACGACGTGGAAGGCGATGCCGTCGCCCGGGCCGGCGGCGACCACCCAGAAGCGGGCCCGCTCGCCCGCCTTCGCGGTCAGTGGCCGCTTGGCGTACTGGGCGGCGACGCCGTTGAAGGCCCAGGCGTCGGGGGTGCCCTCGCGCATCTTGGTCACCTGGGCGGTGCTGCCCGGGGTGCCCAGATAGAGCTCGGAGGAGACCAGGACGTACTCGCGGTCCACCTGCTTCAGGCCGGGCGGGTCGATGACGACGGCTCCGTACATGCCGTTGCCGATGTGCTGGAGCATGGGTGCGGTGCTGCAGTGGTACAGCCACGCCCCGGCCCGCTCCGCGCGGAACCGGTAGACGAGGCGTTCGCCGGGCTGGATGGTGCGCATCGGCCGGTCGGGGGCGAGGGAGCCGGCGTGGAAGTCGATGCCGTGGCCCATGCCCTGGTCGTCGTTGACCAACGTGATCTCGAAGACGTCGCCGACCTTGCCGCGCAGGGTGGGGCCGGGAGCGGTGCCGCCGAAGGTCCACATCTGCTGCCTGACGCCGGGGGCGACCTCGACGGTGGTGTGGGCGGCGCGCAGTTCGGCCTTGTGGACGGTGCCGCCGGGGGCGGGGGCCAGGTCGGCGTCGCGGGGCCGCCATCCACCGGAGAACTCGCCGGAGAGGTCGAGGCCGGCGCTGTCGGCGAGGGACGCGTGTCCGTCGTGGGCATCGGCGTCCTCGCCGGTGCTGCCCTTGACGACGATGTCCAGGGTCATCCCGGCGGCGCGGTGCCCGGGGAGGGTGCACCATGCCTCGCGGTCCTCGGTGACCGGGCCGAGGTCGAGGGTGTGGTCGTCGCCCCGGGCCAGCAGCGGGGTGGCCGGACCGTCCTCGACCTTGAGGTCGTGGCGTTGCGCGTCCTTGTTGGTGACCTCGAGCCGCAGGGTCGTGCCGCGGGTCACCTCGATCCGGCTCGGCCGGACGCGCATGCCGGACAGGGTGACGTCGACGGTGCGCGCGGCGCTGGAGCCACCGCTGCCCGCGTCGGCGGCGACGGCCGGGCCGCTCGTGTCCCCGCCGCTGTTCGCGACGAGTACGGCCAGCACGGTCAGCACGGCTCCGGCCGCGGTACCCAGCAGGACCGGCCGCCGGGAGGAGCCGCCCTCGCCCGCGCGGTGGGCGCCGCGTACGAGCACGGACGCGGTCAGCACGAGGAACGCCGCTCCGGCGGCTGCGGCCGACACCATGCCCGCCGCGCCGGCGGGGTCGGGGAGCGGCAGCGCCAGCAGTGCGACACCGGCGTTGAGGGTGACCACCCGGACCGCCCAGCCCCGCTCCAGCACCGCCCGCAGCGCGGCCCGTTCCTTCGGGCCACTGGCGAGCACGACCGGCAGCAGATAGGTCAGGGCCCCGATGAGGACCTGCGCGACGAACCCGACCAGCAGCACCGGAACCAGGGACCCGACCCCCTCCTGGGCCTCGGCGGGCTGACGGGCCGCCAGGATCGCCCCGTCCGCCACCGTCCCGGCCAGGAGCCAGCCGGCGGCCGCGCCCAGCATCCAGGCGGCCGCCGCCGAGACCGGGCTGCGCCGGCGCACCGTCCGGGCGAACAGTTCCACCGCGACGCCCACCCCGGCGACGTACAGCCCGACTCCGGCCACGGCGGCCCAGCGCCACCCGGCGGCCAGGGCGACGACCGTCGTCAGCAGGCCGCCCCCGGTCAGGGCGAGCGCCCAGGGCGCCACCTTCGTGGTGCGCTCGGCCATGCGTACGCCCAGCACGGTGGGCCACAGCATGAACAGGGTGCCCAGCACCGGCAGGCCGATCCAGCCGAGCAGGGTCACGTGGACGTGCGCCAGCCGCAGTCCGGTGTAATTCCGCGCACCGGCATGGCCGGTGGCCAGCAGCCCGCCCAGTGCCGCGCCGACGATCAGCGCCACCGCGGCGGCCCGGTAGAAGCCGACGACCGGGGCGAGTCTCCCGCCGAGGGCGCCCCGGCCCATCCGCACCAGCACCACCAGGTGGGCGGCGACCGCCGTGACCAGCAGTGCGCACGCGGCGCCGGTCAGCACCGGCCGGTCCGCCCACACCCCGATCAGCACCCCCGCCACCGCGAGGTTGACCCCGGCCAGCCGGGCGTCGCTCCACCGCTCGTCGGGGAGCCTGGCGTGCAGCAGGGCGACGGCGAAGTGCTCGCTCCAGACCACGATGGCGGTGGTGGCGGCGCCGAGCAGGAACAGGTGGATCGCCAGCCAGCGGGCCACCGGAAGCGTCTGCTGGGCGGTGGCCGCCGCCAGCGCCAGAGCCAGCCATGCCACCACCACGATGTGGGCGTGCAGATGGCGGGCCTTCAGTCCGGACCGCCGGAACCTGCTGGGGTACCGGCCGCCGGTGGGCTCGCGGCCGTCCTGCTCGATGTTCACTGTGCTCCTCGCGGGTGCGCCGGAACGCCGCTGCCCAGCAGCGCCTCCAGTTCACCGGGATAGGGGAAGGAACCGGGCCGGTAGCCGCACCACGGCTCCTCGGCGTACGGGTCGCCGGTGACGCCGTAGGCGCGGGACCGGGAGCCGCCACAGACGCGGCGGAACTCGCACCGCCCGCACCGGCCGCCGAGGCGGTCGGCGTCCCGCAGGCCGGTGAACAGGCCGGCGTCGCGGTAGATGTCGGTGAGCGGCGTCTCGCGGACGTTGCCCGCGCCGAGCGGCAGGAAGCCGCTGGGGTGCACGGTGCCGGTGTGGGAGACGAAGACGAAGCCCCGTCCCGCGTTGACGTCCAGCGGTGGCCGTCGGGCGCGCCGGCCGCCGGAGTCGAGGCCCAAATCGGCGGCGCGCTCGCGCAACTCCCGGTAGAGCGGCCCGAGACGCAGGACCGTCACGGGGTCGTCGCCGGTGTCGGAGAGGATCCGGCGCTGCAGCGCGACGCGGCGGAAGTGGTGGGCCTCGGTGGTCTTGGCGGGCACGGTCAGACCCACGTCGTAGACGAAGTTCAGGACGTCCTCCGTCTCGGCGGGCGTGAGGACGCCGAGCCCGCGGCCCCGTCCGGTGGGCACCAGGAAGAACGCGCTCCACAGCATCGCCCCGTGGTCGCGGACGAGACGGACGACGTCCGGCAGGTCGTGCAGGTTGTGGCGGGCGACCGTGGTGTTGATCTGCACCTTCATGCCCAGGGCACGGGCGGCGTCCCAGGCGTCCAGGGTCCAGCGGTAGACGCCTGGCACACCGCGGAACCCGTCGTGCAGTTCGGCGGTGGAGCCGTCCAGGCTGAGCGAGAGCCCGACCGCGCCCGCCGCGTGGATCTCCCGCAGCCGGAGCGGAGTGAGGGTGGGGGTGCCGGAGGGGGAGACGGCGACGCGGACGCCCGCCTCCGCCCCGTGGGCGATGAGTTCCGTCAGGTCGGGGCGCTGGAACGGATCGCCGCCGGTGATCACGAACAGCGGGGCGGGCTGCCCGAACGCGGCGACCTGACGCATCAGGTCCTTGGCCGCGGCGGTGTCCAGCTCCCTCGGGTCGCGGTCCGGCACGGCCTCGGCGCGGCAGTGCAGACAGGCCAGCGGACAGGCCCGGGTGGACTCCCAGATGACGATGAACGGCCGCTCGGCCACGTCCTGACGCTGTCGGCGGATGGCTCGGGTGCCGCTCACCGGCCCGCCCTCCGCCCCACCTGGGTGCGCGGCGTGCGTCCGGCCGCCCGGGAGACAGGGCAGATGCGACGGGCGGCCGGACGGTGACGGAACCGGCCCGTGCACGGCACCCGCGACGGGGGACGGGGATGGAGACAGCCGCGCGGGTGCTCGGTGCGGTCGTACACGGGTTACCTCCGGATCGGTCACTGGTCAGCCTGGGGCAAGGGGCGGGGGCGGCGCGGCGGCCGGTGGGCCCTTGTGCGGGGGCCAGAAGTCCCTCGTCGCGGCAGGCGTGGCCCGGCAACAGCCGTCCGACGGCCGCCACCGGGCCCTGGGTCCCGGCGACGCGGACGAGGACAGGCCGGAAGGACGCACCGGCAGGGCCGTTCGGCCCAAGGCCCCACCGGCGGCCGAAACCTAGCGTTCTCAACCATGGAGAACGACGACAACGCACGACAGGGACTGTCGGGCGCCGCGCACGCCTGGCCGCTGGCCGCCCGGCGCCTGCTCACCCGCCGTGAGATCTCGGCCGACGGGCGCGCGGTGTTCGGCGCGAACGACGGCAAGTGGGAGGGCTTCTACCGGGACCGGTGGGCGCACGACAAGGTGGTGCGCTCCACGCACGGTGTGAACTGCACCGGTTCCTGCTCGTGGATGGTGTACGTCAAGGACGGCATCATCACGTGGGAGCACCAGGCCACCGACTACCCGTCGATCGGCGCGGACTGCCCGGAGTACGAACCGCGGGGCTGCCCGCGCGGGGCGTCCTTCTCCTGGTACACCTACTCCCCCAGCCGGGTCCGCTACCCCTATGTGCGGGGCGCGCTGCTGAAGCTGTGGCGCGAGGCCCGCAGGCGGCTGGGCGACCCGGTGGCCGCCTGGGCCGAGATCACGTCCGATCCGGCCAAGGCGCGGGCCTACAAGCGGGCCCGCGGCAAGGGCGGTCTGGTGCGCGCCGACTGGGACGAGGTCAGCGAGCTGATCGCCGCCGCCCAGGTGCACACCGTCAAGGCGTACGGCCCCGACCGCGTCGCGGGCTTCTCGCCGATCCCGGCGATGTCGATGGCGTCGTTCGCGGCCGGGGCGCGCTTTCACTCGCTGATCGGCGGCACCCTGCTGTCGTTCTACGACTGGTATGCCGATCTGCCGATCGCCTCACCGCAGGTGTTCGGCGACCAGACGGACGTCCCCGAGGCCGCGGACTGGTGGAACGCGGGCTATCTGATCATGTGGGGCTCCAACATCCCCGTTACCCGCACGCCCGACGCCCACTTCCTCACCGAGACCCGCTACAACGGCACCAAGGTCGTCGCGGTCAGCCCCGACTACGCCGACAACGTCAAGCACGCCGACGAGTGGCTCGCCCCGCACCCCGGCACCGACGGGGCGCTGGCGATGGCGATGGGGCATGTGATCCTGCGCGAGTTCCTCGTCGAGCGCGAAGTGCCGTACTTCCAGGACTACCTGCGCAGGTTCACCGACGCCCCGTTCCTGGTGAGCCTGCGCGAGCGCGCCGGGAGCGGCCTCGTCCCGGACGGGTTCCTGACCGCCGCCGACCTCGGACGCGACACGGAGCACGCCGAGTCCAAGACGGTGCTTCTCGACTCGGCCACCGGCGAACCGGTGGTGCCGAACGGCTCGCTCGGCTTCCGCTGGGGGGAGGCCGAGCCCGGCCGCTGGAACCTCGACCTGGGCGGCGTCGTGCCCGAGTTGAGCCTGTTCGACCGTGCGGAGGAGACCGTGGCCGTGGCGCTGCCCCGCTTCGACGAGGGCGGCACGGAGGGCGGCTCGGTCATGGTGCGCGGGGTCCCGGTGCGCAGGATCGGCGGGCGGCTCGTCACCACGGTGTTCGATCTGATGCTGGCGCAGTACGGAGTGCGGCGGCCGGGTCTGCCGGGCAGTTGGCCGTCGTCGTACGAGGACGCGTCGGAGCCCTGCACCCCCGCCTGGCAGGAGACGATCACCTCGGTGCCGGCCGCGCAGGCGGCCCGCATCGCCCGGGAGTTCGCCCGCAACGCCGAGCAGACCCGGGGCCGTTCGATGATCGCGCTGGGCGCCGGCACCAACCACTGGTTCCACTCGGACACCATCTACCGTGCCTTCCTCGCCCTGGTGACGATGACCGGCTGCCAGGGTGTCAACGGCGGCGGTTGGGCGCACTACGTCGGCCAGGAGAAGGTCCGCCCGGTCACCGGTCAGCAGCACCTGTCGTTCGCGTTCGACTGGCAGCGGCCCACCCGGCACATGGCGGGCACCTCTTACTGGTACCTGAACTCGGACCAGTGGCGCTACGAGGCGTTCGGGCCCGACGAGCTGGCGTCCCCGCTCGGGGAGGGGCGGTTCGCGGGCAAGGGGTTCGCCGACTGCCTCGCCCAGGCCGTGCGGCTGGGCTGGACGCCCGGCCACCCCGGCTTCAACCGCAACCCGCTGGATCTGACGGACGAGGCGCGGGCCCAGGGCAAGCAGGTCGCCGAGCACGTCGTCGACGAGCTGAAGTCGGGGCGGCTGCGGTTCGCCGTCGAGGACCCGGACGACCCGGCCAACTTCCCGCGCGTGCTGACCGTGTGGCGGGCGAACCTGCTGGGCTCGTCCGGCAAGGGCAACGAGTACTTCCTGCGCCATCTGCTGGGCACGGACGCGGCGGTCCGCTCGGAGGAGACACCGCCGCAGGGGCGCCCCAAGGACGTGGTGTGGCGGGAGGAGGCGCCCGAGGGCAAGCTCGACCTGCTGGTCTGCATGGACTTCCGGATGACCTCGACCGGTCTGATGGCTGACGTGGTCCTGCCGGCGGCGACCTGGTACGAGAAGGACGACCTGTCCAGCACGGACATGCACCCCTTCGTGCACGCCTTCACCCCGGCCATCGCCCCGCCCTGGCAGGCGCGCACCGACTACGACACCTTCCTGACCATCGCCGACCGGTTCAGCGAACTGGCCGCCGAGCACCTGGGCACCCGCACCGACGTCCTGGCCGTGCCGCTGCTGCACGACACCCCCGACGAACTCGCCCAGCCCGGCGGGGTCGTACGGGACTGGAAGGACGGCGCGTGCGAACCGGTTCCGGGCCGGACCATGCCGAAGCTGGCCGTCATCGAGCGGGACTACGCCGCGATCGCGCAGAAGATGCGCGCCGTCGGCCCTCTGCTGGACACCCTGGGCACCACCACCAAGGGTGTCTCGGTCCAGGTGGGCCCGGAGATCGATGACCTCCGGCGCCGCAACGGCACCGTCAGGGACGGAGTCGCCGCCGGGCGCCCCTCCCTGGCCACCGCCTCCGACATGTGCGAGGCGATCCTCGCCCTGTCCGGCACCACCAACGGCCGTCTGGCCACCGAGGGCTTCCGCGAGATGGAGCGCAGGACCGGCAGCGAGGGGCTGGTGGACCTGGCCGCCGAGCGGGAGGCCGAGCGGATCACCTTCGCCGACACCCGCACCCAGCCGCGCTCGGTGATGACCTCCTACGAGTGGTCGGGCTCGGAGACGGGCGGGCGCCGCTACTCGCCGTTCGTCATCAACACCGAGCACCTCAAGCCCTGGCACACCCTCACCGGCCGGCAGCACTTCTTCGTCCAGCACGACTGGATCGCCGAACTCGGTGAGCAACTGCCGGTCTACCGGCCGCCGTTGAACACACCCCGGCACTACGGCAACGAAGAACTCGGCGGCGAGCGCGCCGAAGTCACGGTCAGGTATCTGACCCCGCACTCGAAGTGGTCCATCCACTCGAACTACCAGGACAACAAGTACATGCTCGACCTGTCCCGCGGCGGTCCCACGATCTGGATGTCCCTGGAGGACGCCGAGAAGATCGGCGTCAAGGACAACGAGTGGATCGAGGCCTACAACCGCAACGGCGTCGTCGCCGCCCGCGCCGTGGTCACCCACCGCATGCCCGAGGGCACCGTGTACATGTACCACGCCCAGGACCGCAACGTGAACGTCCCGAAGACCGAGGTCAGCGGCAAGCGGGGAGGAATCCACAACTCGCTCACCCGGCTGCTGCTCAAGCCCACCCATCTCGCGGGCGGCTACGCCCAGTTCACCTACGCCTTCAACTACTACGGCCCGACCGGCAACCAGCGCGACGAGGTCACCGTCATCCGCCGCCGCAGCCAGCAAGTGGAGTACTGACATGCGCGTCATGGCACAGATCGCGATGGTGATGAACCTCGACAAGTGCATCGGCTGCCACACCTGCTCCGTCACCTGCAAGCAGACGTGGACCAACCGCACCGGCGTCGAGTACGCCTGGTTCAACAACGTGGAGACCAAGCCCGGCGTCGGCTACCCCCGCCGCTACGAGGACCAGCAGCAGTGGAAGGGCGGCTGGATGCTCGACAAGCGCGGACGCCTCGTCCTGCGTTCCGGGGGCCGCATCAAGCGCCTGCTGTCGCTGTTCTCCAACCCCGACCTGCCCGGCATCGAGGACTACTACGAGCCGGTCACCTACGACTACGACAACCTCGTCAGCGCCCCCGCCCAGAAGGACATCCCGGTCGCCCGCCCGCGCTCGGTCCTCACCGGCCGGCCCACCGCCATCACCTGGGGCGCCAACTGGGAGGACGGCCTGGGCGGCGCGCCCGAGAACGCCGGCGGCGACCCCAATCTCAGCGGCGAGTGGGCACAGAAGGTCAAGTTCGAGTTCGAGCAGACCTTCCTCTTCCACCTGCCCCGTCTGTGCGAGCACTGCCTCAACCCGGCCTGCGTCTCCGCCTGTCCGTCCGGCGCGATGTACAAGCGGGTCGAGGACGGCATCGTCCTCGTCGACCAGGACCGCTGCCGGGGCTGGCGGATGTGCGTGACGGCGTGTCCGTACAAGAAGGTGTACGTCAACCACGCCACCGGCAAGGCCGAGAAGTGCACCTTCTGCTTCCCGCGCATCGAGGCCGGGCAGCCGACGGTCTGCTCGGAGACCTGTGTGGGTCGGCTGCGCTACCTGGGGTTGATGCTGTACGACGCCGACCGCGTCGGCGAGGCGGCCGCCACCCCGGACGAAGCGGACCTCCTCGACGCCCAGCGCGGTGTCTTCCTCGACCCGCACGACCCCGACGTCATCGCCGCGGCAAGGGAGTCCGGGATCCCGGAGGACTGGCTGGACGCCGCCCGCCGCTCCCCGGTGTACGACCTGGTCATGCGCTACAAGGTGGCGCTGCCGCTGCACCCGGAGTACCGGACGATGCCGATGGTCTGGTACGTCCCGCCGCTCTCCCCCGTTCTCGACGCCGTCGACGCGGCCGGCGGCAACCAGGACGACCCCGACCACGTCTTCGCCGCCGTCACCCGGCTGCGCATCCCGCTGGAGTACCTGGCCGAGCTGTTCACCGCCGGGGACACCGACGTCGTCGCCGGTGTGCTGATGAAGCTCACCGCGCTCCGCTCGTACATGCGCGAACGCACCCTCGGACACGAGGGCGACGACTCCGCGCTCGAGGCGGTCGGCCTCACCGGGCGTGAGGCCGAGGACCTGCACCGGCTCCTCGCCGTCGCCAAGTACGCCGACCGGTACGTCGTCCCCGCCGCCCACAAGGAGGACGCCGCCGCGCTCACCGCGATGGAGAACCGCTGCCCGGTCGAATCCTCCGTCCCCGACGAGCCCCGCAAGGTCATGCTCGGCATCCCCACCCTGCGCCGCCGTACGTCCGACACCCCTGCCGGAGGCCCCCTGTGAGCCCGCTGCCAGCGACGATCCCCGCCCTCGTCCGCACCCGCGTCCGCGCGGCCGTACGCCGCCCGGCCCGCCTCACGCCCGAGGAGGCCGAGGCGCGCACCCTGCTGCTGCGGCTGTGCTCGCTGCTGCTGCAGTACCCGGACGCCGACCTCGCCGCCGCCCGGCCGGTGCTCACCAGCAGCGTCGCCGCGCTGCCGCCCTCCCCCGCCGCCAGGCAACTCGCCGCCTTCACCGACTGGTTCACCCGGCAGGAGACGGACGCGCTGGAGCGGCACTACGTCGAGATGTTCGACCTGCGCCGCAAGAGCAGCCTGTACCTGACCTACTACCTGCACGGCGACACCCGCCGCCGCGGCATGGCCCTGCTCACCCTGGCCCAGCGCTACCGCGCCGCCGGCTGGGACACCGACGGCGGCGAACTGCCCGACCACCTCCCGGTCGTCCTCGAGTTCGCCGCCCTCACCGGACCGGGGCGCGGCGAGGCGCCGCTGCGCCAGCACCGGCGCGGGCTCGAACTCATCCACCGCGCCCTCACCGACGCCGACTCCCCCTACCGGCATGTCCTCGCCGCGCTGATCACCCTGCTGCCGCCGCCGACCGAGGCGGATCTGCTCGCCGTGGCCGAACTGGCCGCCCAGGGCCCGCCGAACGAGGAAGTCGGCCTCGACCCGTACGGGGCGGGCGAGTTCGCGCCGCCGGGGGCCTTCGTCCCGCCCGAGCAGGCCCCGCCCACCCTCGCCCGACCGGCCGAGACGCACCGTCAGGAAGACCGCTGATGAACACCTCCGCAGCCGACCTCCTCCTCTGGGTCGCCGTCCCCTACATCTGCCTGGCCGTGTTCGCCGTCGGGCACGTCTGGCGCTATCGCCAGGACCAGTTCGGCTGGACCTCCCGCACCAGCCAGCTCCTGGAGCACCGCTGGCTGCGCTTCGGCAGCCCGCTGTTCCACCTCGGCGCCTTCATGGTGATCGCCGGGCACGTCGTGGGGCTCGCCGTCCCCGACTCGTGGACCGAGGCCGTCGGCATCAGCGAGCACGCCTACCACACCACCGCCGTGTGGGCGGGTTCGGTGGCGGGCGTCGCCATGGTCGCGGGGCTGGGCATGCTGTGCGCGCGCCGTCTGCTGACCCGGCGGATCCGGCTCGGCACCGACCGCAGCGACAAGCTCCTCTTCCCGCTGCTGTCCGCCACCGTGCTGCTCGGCATCACCGCCACCTTCGCCCACAACGTCTTCGGCGACGGCTACGACTACCGCTCCACCGTCTCGGTCTGGTTCCGCGGCCTGTTCACCCTCCAGCCGCAGCCGGAGGCGATCAGCGGCGCACCCCTGCTGTTCCAACTGCACGCCCTGACCGCGTTCCTCCTGTTCGCGGCCTGGCCGTTCACCCGTCTCGTCCACGTGTGGAGCGCCCCCGTCGGCTACCTCGCCCGCCCTTACCTCGTCTACCGGCGCCGGGCGACCACGCCGGCCCCGGCGCGGCGCGACAGGGTGCGGGCCGAAGGCTGAGAAAAACACCCCGGCCCCCGCGATCGCGGGGGCCGGGGTGTGCGGGCCGGGACTCGGGCTCAGTCCTCCGCGTGGGCCAGCCACAGGTCGGGGCCGAAGACCTCGTAGCGGATGTGGCGGGCGGGGATGCCGGCCCGCAGCAGTTGGGTGCGCACCGCGCGCATGAAGGGCAGCGAGCCGCACAGGTAGACGTCGGAGTCGGCGGGCAGGTCGACGTCGTCGAGGTCCATCAGGCCGGCCCGGGCGCCCGGTTCGTCGGCCGCGTTCTGCTCATACCAGAACTGGGCGCGGGCGCCCGGCAGTTCCTCCAGGGCGCGGTCCGTGTCGGCGCGCAGCGCGTGGTCGGCCGGGGAGCGGTCGGCGTGCAGGACCCACACCGTGCGGGTGGCGCCGGTGGCCGCGAGGTGTTCGAGCATGCCGACCATCGGGGTGCAGCCGATGCCCGCCGACACCAGCAGCAGCGGGGTGTCGGCGTCGTCGAGCACCACGTCGCCGAAGGGTGCCGACAGGGTGAGTTCGTCGCCGGCCCGGACGGTGCGGTGGAGCTGGTTGGACACCTCGCCCTCGGGGGCGTCGGCGACGCTCGCGACCCGCTTGACGGTGATGCGCCGCAGCCCGTCGCCGGGCGCGTTGGACAGGCTGTACTGGCGGGTCTGGTGGATGCCGTCCGGCATGGGCACCCGGACGCTGACGTACTGGCCTGCGCGGGCCGCGGGCAGGGGGGTGCCGTCGGCCGGGCGCAGCAGGAAGGAGGCCACGTCCGGGGTTTCCTCCCGCCGCTCGACCACGGTCCACCGCCGCCACGGTTTGCGGGGATCGACCTGCGCCTCCTGGTAGAGGCGGGCCTCGCGGGCGATGAGGGCACCGGCCATCAGCCAGTACACCTCGTCCCAGGCTGCGGCCACCTCGGGGGTGACCGCCTCGCCCAGTACGTCGCCGATGGCGCGGAAAAGGTACTTGTGGACGATCGTGTACTGGTCCTCGGTGACGCCGAGCGCGGCGTGCTTGTGGGCGATCCTCGCCAGCAGCGCGTCCGGGCGGGCGTCGGGGTCGGCCAGCAGCGCCTGTGCGAAGCCCGCTATGGATCCGGCCAGGGCCCGGCGCTGCTCGCCGCTGGCCTGGTTGCCGCGGTTGAACAGCCCGTCCAGCAGCTCGGGCTGCTCGGCGAACATGACGCCGTAGAAGCGTGCCGTGATCTCGTCGAGGGCGCCGCCGACGGCGGGCAGGGTGGCGCGCACGACGGCGGCCGACTCGGGCGAAAGCATGAATCTCCCTTTGCAGGTGCGGGTGTGCCGGGGTGTGCACAGCCGGGCGCCGTCCGGCGGGTCCGGTCGGCCCACCGATCGTCGCGGTGACGCCGCCGGCTCCCATAGGGCCGAACAGCCCGAAGGAAGGGCCCATCGGTCCGATCACGCCGCTGGGCCCGGGCACGCCCTTCCCGGGCGCCGGGGAGAGCCGGTCAGTCCAGGTCGAGGACGTCCCGGACCGGGCGGCGTGGCGTGGCCGGGCCCTGTGGGCCGTAGCCGAGGCGCAGCACCATCTGCACATGGCCCCGGCCCGCCATCGGGTCACGGGCGAGCCTGCGCAGGTCGTCGCTCTCCAGGGGGTGGGAGGTCAGGGAGGTGGCCAGGCCGGCCAGGGTCGCCTCGAGCAGGATCCGCTCGAGCGCCTGCCCGGCGTGCAGCCAGTCGGCGGGGCGGTCGCCGGGCGTGCTGAGCAGGGCCAGGTGGGGGCGTCGCTCGAAGGCGGTGGAGCCGCGGTCGGCCACGGGCCGGCGGCCGGCGAAGTCCCGCCAGGGCGCCTTGCCGTCCCGTCGGCGGGGTCCGAAGGCGTACTCGGGGACGCCGTCGACGGCGGTGTCCGCGTCCGTGCCGAGCCGGGTCCAGCGGACCAGGTCCACTCTGCCCTCGGGCTCGGTGGCGTCGCGGCTCTCGGCGTCGTGGACCAGGTCCAGCAGGGTCTCGGCATGCCAGGCG
It encodes:
- a CDS encoding globin domain-containing protein, which translates into the protein MLSPESAAVVRATLPAVGGALDEITARFYGVMFAEQPELLDGLFNRGNQASGEQRRALAGSIAGFAQALLADPDARPDALLARIAHKHAALGVTEDQYTIVHKYLFRAIGDVLGEAVTPEVAAAWDEVYWLMAGALIAREARLYQEAQVDPRKPWRRWTVVERREETPDVASFLLRPADGTPLPAARAGQYVSVRVPMPDGIHQTRQYSLSNAPGDGLRRITVKRVASVADAPEGEVSNQLHRTVRAGDELTLSAPFGDVVLDDADTPLLLVSAGIGCTPMVGMLEHLAATGATRTVWVLHADRSPADHALRADTDRALEELPGARAQFWYEQNAADEPGARAGLMDLDDVDLPADSDVYLCGSLPFMRAVRTQLLRAGIPARHIRYEVFGPDLWLAHAED
- the narJ gene encoding nitrate reductase molybdenum cofactor assembly chaperone, with product MSPLPATIPALVRTRVRAAVRRPARLTPEEAEARTLLLRLCSLLLQYPDADLAAARPVLTSSVAALPPSPAARQLAAFTDWFTRQETDALERHYVEMFDLRRKSSLYLTYYLHGDTRRRGMALLTLAQRYRAAGWDTDGGELPDHLPVVLEFAALTGPGRGEAPLRQHRRGLELIHRALTDADSPYRHVLAALITLLPPPTEADLLAVAELAAQGPPNEEVGLDPYGAGEFAPPGAFVPPEQAPPTLARPAETHRQEDR
- the narI gene encoding respiratory nitrate reductase subunit gamma, yielding MNTSAADLLLWVAVPYICLAVFAVGHVWRYRQDQFGWTSRTSQLLEHRWLRFGSPLFHLGAFMVIAGHVVGLAVPDSWTEAVGISEHAYHTTAVWAGSVAGVAMVAGLGMLCARRLLTRRIRLGTDRSDKLLFPLLSATVLLGITATFAHNVFGDGYDYRSTVSVWFRGLFTLQPQPEAISGAPLLFQLHALTAFLLFAAWPFTRLVHVWSAPVGYLARPYLVYRRRATTPAPARRDRVRAEG
- a CDS encoding Acg family FMN-binding oxidoreductase, yielding MVTQQLDAKTVTALVADATTAPSMHNAQPWHFRYVAAERLLLLRADLERAMPRSDPGNRALSIGCGAALLNLRVAAAHAGLTTDVRQLPEPGDPAQLAAVRLARPEETARVDDALARLYPAIRQRHTSRHPFDEKDIPDDVRTTLVEVAAAEEAVLLFPGAWHAETLLDLVHDAESRDATEPEGRVDLVRWTRLGTDADTAVDGVPEYAFGPRRRDGKAPWRDFAGRRPVADRGSTAFERRPHLALLSTPGDRPADWLHAGQALERILLEATLAGLATSLTSHPLESDDLRRLARDPMAGRGHVQMVLRLGYGPQGPATPRRPVRDVLDLD
- the narH gene encoding nitrate reductase subunit beta, whose product is MRVMAQIAMVMNLDKCIGCHTCSVTCKQTWTNRTGVEYAWFNNVETKPGVGYPRRYEDQQQWKGGWMLDKRGRLVLRSGGRIKRLLSLFSNPDLPGIEDYYEPVTYDYDNLVSAPAQKDIPVARPRSVLTGRPTAITWGANWEDGLGGAPENAGGDPNLSGEWAQKVKFEFEQTFLFHLPRLCEHCLNPACVSACPSGAMYKRVEDGIVLVDQDRCRGWRMCVTACPYKKVYVNHATGKAEKCTFCFPRIEAGQPTVCSETCVGRLRYLGLMLYDADRVGEAAATPDEADLLDAQRGVFLDPHDPDVIAAARESGIPEDWLDAARRSPVYDLVMRYKVALPLHPEYRTMPMVWYVPPLSPVLDAVDAAGGNQDDPDHVFAAVTRLRIPLEYLAELFTAGDTDVVAGVLMKLTALRSYMRERTLGHEGDDSALEAVGLTGREAEDLHRLLAVAKYADRYVVPAAHKEDAAALTAMENRCPVESSVPDEPRKVMLGIPTLRRRTSDTPAGGPL